One Mya arenaria isolate MELC-2E11 chromosome 7, ASM2691426v1 genomic window carries:
- the LOC128240353 gene encoding uncharacterized protein LOC128240353 isoform X1, with protein sequence MNIAIYCSLVCVFYLWTSADGAPSNCRAGSACNACPEGQFWTVKVNDALGRSRDLKVCSPTCSKYCLAGNRASDGRPWCQCYNPIDIKGDCWKGAQCDTCLAGANASYAGNINSIPVCCANCEASGLMLGSTLCNCLHNGP encoded by the exons atgaacatcGCA ATCTACTGCAGCTTAGTGTGCGTGTTTTACCTCTGGACCAGTGCTGACGGAGCGCCAT CCAACTGCAGGGCGGGAAGCGCCTGTAATGCTTGTCCTGAAGGTCAATTCTGGACCGTGAAGGTCAATGACGCACTTGGTCGGTCACGTGACCTGAAGGTGTGTTCACCCACGTGCAGCAAGTACTGCCTAGCCGGGAACCGGGCTAGCGACGGGAGGCCTTGGTGTCAATGTTACAATCCTATAG ATATCAAGGGCGACTGCTGGAAGGGCGCCCAATGTGACACATGCCTGGCCGGGGCCAACGCTTCCTATGCCGGAAATATCAACAGTATCCCCGTGTGCTGTGCCAATTGTGAGGCTTCAGGACTCATGCTAGGAAGCACTCTATGTAACTGCCTCCACAACGGGCCTTAG
- the LOC128240352 gene encoding uncharacterized protein LOC128240352 produces the protein MNIAIYCSLVCVFYLWASAEGAPSNCRAGSACNACPEGQYWTVKVNDALGRPRDLKVCSPTCSKYCRAGNRASDGRPWCQCYDPADIRGDCWKGAQCDTCLAGANAAYGGNINSIPVCCANCEASGLMLGSNLCNCLHNGP, from the exons atgaacatcGCA ATCTACTGCAGCTTAGTGTGCGTGTTTTACCTCTGGGCCAGTGCCGAAGGAGCGCCAT CCAACTGCAGAGCGGGAAGCGCCTGTAACGCTTGTCCCGAAGGTCAATACTGGACCGTGAAGGTCAATGACGCACTTGGTCGGCCACGTGACCTGAAGGTGTGTTCACCTACATGTAGCAAGTACTGCCGAGCCGGGAACCGGGCTAGCGACGGGAGGCCTTGGTGTCAATGTTACGATCCTGCCG ACATCAGGGGTGACTGCTGGAAGGGGGCTCAATGTGACACATGCCTGGCCGGGGCCAACGCTGCCTATGGCGGAAACATCAACAGTATTCCCGTGTGTTGTGCCAATTGTGAGGCTTCAGGACTCATGCTAGGAAGCAATCTGTGTAACTGCCTTCACAACGGGCCTTAG
- the LOC128240353 gene encoding uncharacterized protein LOC128240353 isoform X2, with product MAGSACNACPEGQFWTVKVNDALGRSRDLKVCSPTCSKYCLAGNRASDGRPWCQCYNPIDIKGDCWKGAQCDTCLAGANASYAGNINSIPVCCANCEASGLMLGSTLCNCLHNGP from the exons AT GGCGGGAAGCGCCTGTAATGCTTGTCCTGAAGGTCAATTCTGGACCGTGAAGGTCAATGACGCACTTGGTCGGTCACGTGACCTGAAGGTGTGTTCACCCACGTGCAGCAAGTACTGCCTAGCCGGGAACCGGGCTAGCGACGGGAGGCCTTGGTGTCAATGTTACAATCCTATAG ATATCAAGGGCGACTGCTGGAAGGGCGCCCAATGTGACACATGCCTGGCCGGGGCCAACGCTTCCTATGCCGGAAATATCAACAGTATCCCCGTGTGCTGTGCCAATTGTGAGGCTTCAGGACTCATGCTAGGAAGCACTCTATGTAACTGCCTCCACAACGGGCCTTAG